A single genomic interval of Drosophila virilis strain 15010-1051.87 chromosome 2, Dvir_AGI_RSII-ME, whole genome shotgun sequence harbors:
- the LOC6630092 gene encoding dynein light chain Tctex-type protein 2B, protein MPEERLSKNSNVPDGSIQKTASNSISQNKKQTPFASAQLSADAELEDEPAGQPAAYSMRPAFGESFPLPIVKSIINSVMAEKLKDKIYDKDIAKIWTREIADEVNQQIAASPKVKRYKHVVQVMMGQELGAGATYLSRCCWDCDCDTSVTEVFSNTSLFCVCTVFGTYQY, encoded by the exons ATGCCTGAAGAAAGGCTAAGCAAGAATTCGAATGTGCCCGACGGGTCAATTCAAAAAACAGCAAGCAACTCAATCTCGCAGAATAAAAAACAGACACCCTTTGCGTCTGCGCAGCTATCCGCGGATGCAGAGCTGGAAGATGAACCGGCAGGCCAGCCTGCGGCTTACAGTATGCGACCAGCATTTGGCGAATCTTTTCCGTTGCCAATAGTTAAAAGCATTATAAACAGCGTAATGGCTGAAAAACTTAAGG ACAAAATATACGACAAGGACATTGCTAAAATCTGGACGCGTGAAATAGCCGACGAAGTGAATCAGCAGATTGCTGCGAGTCCCAAAGTCAAGCGTTATAAGCACGTAGTGCAGGTGATGATGGGCCAAGAGCTGGGCGCTGGTGCCACCTACTTATCTCGCTGCTGTTGGGATTGCGACTGCGACACGTCCGTTACGGAGGTGTTTAGTAATACGAGCCTGTTTTGCGTGTGCACCGTATTCGGAACGTATCAGTACTGA